From the genome of Nicotiana sylvestris chromosome 2, ASM39365v2, whole genome shotgun sequence, one region includes:
- the LOC104240249 gene encoding B3 domain-containing protein REM16-like: MATTCERCKVIEKQKYWEEFDKHRFFKVMMNDFRPRLRIPHKFVINLKDSYKLLGRKILRGPSGNTWTVEVKKREDNDYVFCNGWEQFVKDHCLEEADLLVFKMKSFSCFDVTIFDLSACEKEETFFVKKNRNPCKHPDEVTDEHTSDQEESSENGHSTEEESYGKKYVFHSSQLRKGKKMKKILIAKQQINRKRECTPSSTCKRNIEPEEKMPIFSNRHREEVFQQASRHKSSVPSFLMTMQPTHVYLGQLKLPKKLANRYMRKKYETINLRIPSSGRRWAVAVSYRQEGLVMQSGWEDFVMDNDLEEFDICVFELAQGGKHNLIPVVLDVYIYTSC; this comes from the exons ATGGCTACAACCTGTGAGAGGTGCAAAGTGATTGAGAAGCAAAAGTATTGGGAAGAGTTCGATAAACATCGGTTCTTCAAAGTAATGATGAATGATTTCAGGCCTAGATTG CGCATTCCACACAAGTTTGTGATAAATTTAAAGGACAGTTACAAACTGTTGGGCCGAAAAATTCTTAGGGGTCCCAGTGGCAATACATGGACAGTTGAGGTTAAGAAAAGAGAAGATAATGATTATGTGTTTTGCAATGGTTGGGAACAGTTTGTCAAAGACCATTGTTTGGAAGAAGCAGATCTGTTAGTATTCAAGATGAAAAGCTTTTCATGTTTTGATGTCACTATTTTTGACCTTAGTGCGTGCGAGAAAGAGGAGACTTTCTTTGTCAAGAAAAATAGGAACCCATGTAAACATCCAGATGAAGTAACAGATGAACATACAAGTGATCAAGAAGAGAGTAGTGAAAATGGACATTCAACTGAGGAAGAAAGTTATGGAAAAAAGTATGTGTTTCATTCATCTCAGCTTAGAAAAgggaagaagatgaagaaaatcTTGATAGCCAAGCAGCAGATCAATAGGAAAAGGGAATGTACACCTTCCTCAACGTGCAAGAGAAACATTGAACCTG AGGAAAAAATGCCCATATTCTCAAACCGACACAGAGAGGAAGTTTTTCAACAGGCTTCAAGACACAAATCTTCTGTGCCTTCTTTTCTAATGACAATGCAGCCTACCCATGTCTACTTGGGTCAGCTG AAACTGCCAAAGAAATTGGCAAACAGATACATGAGGAAGAAATATGAGACAATTAACCTGAGAATCCCTTCAAGTGGAAGGAGGTGGGCAGTTGCAGTTAGTTACAGACAGGAAGGACTTGTGATGCAGAGTGGTTGGGAAGATTTTGTTATGGATAATGATTTGGAGGAGTTTGATATCTGCGTCTTTGAACTAGCTCAAGGAGGAAAGCACAACTTAATACCAGTTGTTTTAGATGTTTACATATATACATCGTGTTAA